A single window of Nicotiana tomentosiformis chromosome 1, ASM39032v3, whole genome shotgun sequence DNA harbors:
- the LOC138906548 gene encoding uncharacterized protein, with amino-acid sequence MWLQRWSPDFKPGEDLPVALIWVVNTVGTPLEMDLATREKTRPSMAKVRIEIDLLKQQPDSVYVGQVYDDAPQKSFVQKLEYEGVLERKRELEKKEQEAKQDRGGNIETKENAKKTDNKEAETGEVSRINLELHSQRKQGHVQESSNIEAIKSDKAPDRQRYINESTSVPSDIKNLPGICLAVDLIPEEQEAHTEATLMRRETQQQFEVTSPNKATVVISEDQLHTVHDKEEGDARTRLINTWGISSFDTASPTPMGKSGSCGQMSMLNANKRKYLWSSLEDIHMFIDGPWCIGGDFNVILDPDKKRGRGGRPHRMYKSLDFTSCMNNCEAKDLGYVGPKFTWCNNWESRRRIWKRLDRIFVNDLWCQLLQNNIVKHLPRTGSDHRPLLLSCYNRNNNGIKYFRFLDFWTEQPSFMNLVEEVWATNIRGNALWKLQQKLKMLSKRLTQWSKEEVGNVFDHVQHWEAIMHDLEELDLHNNTDFSREELNKGQAEYIRWMTMQDTIFKQKANIKWFEEGNSNTKYFHSLIRERRRKLQLYRIKDHRDKWVEGDDNIAKAAIRHFHKRFNINHQFRDTEILECIPQRITYEDNRTLTAIPNIDEIRDPVFDMGATSAAGPDGFIGTFFHKCWDIIKNDITDFVQEVFNGKSCPNYSHIPALSCFLKWSLLTIFLSLDLSA; translated from the exons ATGTGGCTACAAAGGTGGTCGCCGGACTTCAAGCCTGGAGAAGATCTTCCAGTGGCACTAATATGG GTAGTCAACACTGTTGGGACTCCACTGGAAATGGACCTGGCAACGAGAGAAAAGACCAGACCTAGCATGGCTAAGGTAAGAATTGAAATTGACCTTCTAAAACAACAACCAGATTCGGTCTATGTTGGTCAAGTCTATGATGATGCCCCTCAAAAAAGTTTTGTTCAAAAACTTGAATATGAGGG AGTTTTGGAAAGAAAAAGGGAACTGGAAAAGAAAGAACAGGAAGCAAAACAGGACAGGGGAGGGAATATTGAAACTAAAGAAAATGCGAAAAAAACAGATAACAAAGAAGCAGAAACAGGGGAAGTCAGCAGAATAAATTTGGAATTGCATTCTCAGAGGAAACAGGGACACG TGCAAGAATCAAGCAATATTGAAGCCATAAAATCAGACAAGGCTCCTGACCGGCAGAGGTATATCAATGAATCCACTAGTGTCCCTTCAGACATCAAGAATCTACCAGGAATTTGCCTGGCAGTCGATTTGATCCCTGAAGAACAGGAAGCCCACACAGAAGCAACCTTAATGAGGAGAGAAACTCAACAACAATTTGAAGTAACTTCCCCCAACAAAGCCACTGTTGTGATTTCAGAAGATCAATTACATACTGTGCATGACAAAGAGGAAGGGGATG CACGAACAAGATTGATAAATACATGGGGTATCTCAAGTTTCGACACTGCATCTCCAACACCAATGGGCAAATCTGGCTCATGTGGTCAG ATGTCTATGCTAAAtgcaaataaaagaaaatatctttgGAGTAGTTTAGAGGATATTCATATGTTTATTGATGGGCCATGGTGCATTGGAGGAGATTTTAATGTTATTCTTGATCCAGATAAGAAACGGGGGAGGGGGGGTCGTCCACACAGAATGTACAAAAGTCTAGATTTTACCTCTTGTATGAACAATTGTGAAGCTAAGGATTTGGGCTATGTTGGACCTAAATTCACTTGGTGTAATAATTGGGAGTCTAGAAGAAGAATTTGGAAGAGACTGGATAGAATTTTTGTAAATGATTTATGGTGCCAACTCCTTCAAAATAACATTGTCAAGCACCTTCCGAGGACTGGATCAGACCATAGACCATTGCTGCTTAGTTGTTATAACAGGAACAATAATGGCATAAAGTACTTCAGATTCCTTGACTTCTGGACCGAGCAGCCTTCCTTCATGAACCTGGTTGAAGAAGTGTGGGCAACTAACATACGTGGGAATGCTTTGTGGAAACTTCAACAGAAACTAAAGATGCTCAGCAAAAGACTTACTCAGTGGTCTAAAGAAGAAGTTGGCAATGTTTTTGATCATGTTCAACACTGGGAGGCCATAATGCATGACCTTGAGGAGTTAGATTTACACAACAACACTGATTTCTCTAGAGAAGAACTAAACAAAGGGCAAGCAGAATACATTAGATGGATGACCATGCAAGATACTATCTTTAAACAGAAAGCTAATATCAAGTGGTTTGAAGAAGGTAACTCCAATACCAAGTACTTTCACAGCCTaatcagagaaagaagaagaaaactacAACTCTACAGAATTAAAGATCATAGAGACAAATGGGTGGAAGGTGATGATAACATAGCAAAAGCTGCTATTCGACACTTCCATAAGAGATTCAACATCAATCACCAATTCAGAGATACTGAAATTCTTGAATGCATCCCTCAAAGAATCACATATGAGGACAATAGAACTCTCACTGCCATTCCTAATATTGATGAAATCAGAGATCCTGTCTTTGATATGGGAGCTACAAGTGCAGCAGGGCCTGATGGTTTCATTGGCACCTTTTTCCATAAATGTTGGGATATTATCAAAAATGATATTACTGATTTTGTTCAAGAGGTTTTCAATGGGAAGAGTTGTCCAAATTATTCTCACATACCTGCCTTGTCCTGCTTCCTAAAGTGGAGTCTCCTAACAATTTTTCTGAGCTTAGACCTATCAGCCTAA